From Brachionichthys hirsutus isolate HB-005 chromosome 2, CSIRO-AGI_Bhir_v1, whole genome shotgun sequence, one genomic window encodes:
- the ormdl2 gene encoding ORM1-like protein 2, translated as MNVGVAHSEVNPNTRVMNSRGIWLTYLLLTVVLHIVLLSIPFFSVALVWTLTNVIHNLVMYLFLHTVKGTPFETPDQGKARLLTHWEQMDYGVQFTASRKFLTISPIVLYILASFYTKYDPTHFLINTGSLLSVLLPKLPQFHGVRIFGINKY; from the exons ATGAACGTGGGAGTCGCTCACAGCGAGGTGAACCCCAACACGAGGGTGATGAACAGCAGGGGGATATGGCTCACCTACCTTCTGCTGACCGTCGTGTTGCACATCGTCCTCCTCAGCATTCCCTTCTTCTCCGTGGCGCTCGTCTGGACGCTGACCAACGTCATCCACAACCTG GTGATGTACCTGTTCCTCCACACGGTGAAGGGAACCCCCTTTGAGACCCCAGACCAGGGCAAAGCTCGCCTGCTCACCCACTGGGAGCAGATGGATTACGGCGTCCAGTTCACGGCGTCACGCAAATTCCTCACCATCTCACCGATTGTCCT gTATATTCTTGCCagtttctacacaaaatacgatCCCACGCATTTCCTAATCAACACCGGTTCCCTCCTCAGCGTTCTCCTCCCCAAGTTGCCTCAGTTTCACGGAGTACGGATATTTGGGATCAACAAATACTGA